A single Planctomycetota bacterium DNA region contains:
- a CDS encoding toll/interleukin-1 receptor domain-containing protein encodes MPTAFISYSWDSDAHKDWVRNLGIRLRKDGVDVTLDQWHLVPGDQLPQFMEKAVRESDYVLIVCTRQYRDRSDNRVGGVGYEGDIMSAEVFNDRNQRKFIPILREAPWASAAPSWLKGKYYVDLSTDPLPEAQYQDLLNTMLETRPQAPPVGKIQGHPSAVKNSAGKPSHVPPAPGATAFEPIKITGVVVDEIGIPRGDGSRGSALYRVPFRFSRRPPAEWAELFVQCWDHPSRFTTMHRPGIVTVEGDKVVLDGTTVEEVKQYHRDTLILAANEANRLYAEHLQRIRQQQERETKRIDDHKRSAGDIAGQIDFGDD; translated from the coding sequence ATGCCAACAGCATTCATCTCATATTCTTGGGACAGCGACGCTCACAAGGATTGGGTGCGCAATCTCGGCATTCGGCTTCGGAAAGATGGCGTCGATGTGACCCTTGACCAGTGGCACCTCGTGCCCGGAGATCAATTGCCCCAATTTATGGAGAAAGCAGTCCGTGAGAGCGACTATGTCTTGATCGTGTGCACCCGGCAATATCGTGACCGGTCGGACAATCGCGTTGGAGGAGTGGGATACGAGGGCGACATCATGTCCGCCGAGGTGTTCAATGACCGAAATCAACGGAAATTCATCCCGATCCTGAGGGAAGCCCCGTGGGCTAGCGCCGCCCCGTCGTGGCTCAAAGGGAAGTACTATGTCGATCTTTCTACGGACCCTCTTCCGGAAGCGCAGTATCAAGACCTTCTCAACACGATGCTTGAGACACGGCCACAGGCCCCTCCGGTCGGCAAGATTCAAGGGCATCCCTCTGCTGTAAAAAACTCCGCAGGGAAGCCGAGTCATGTACCACCGGCCCCGGGTGCTACCGCCTTTGAGCCGATAAAGATCACCGGTGTCGTCGTCGACGAGATTGGAATCCCAAGAGGCGATGGTTCTAGGGGCAGTGCGTTATACCGCGTGCCTTTCCGTTTTTCACGACGACCTCCAGCAGAGTGGGCCGAACTGTTTGTCCAGTGTTGGGATCATCCGTCTCGATTCACCACCATGCATCGCCCTGGCATCGTGACCGTTGAAGGCGATAAGGTCGTCCTCGACGGCACTACGGTCGAGGAGGTAAAACAGTACCACCGGGACACGCTGATCTTGGCCGCCAACGAGGCCAACCGCTTGTATGCGGAGCACCTGCAGCGTATCAGACAGCAACAGGAGCGGGAGACAAAGCGCATTGACGACCACAAGCGTTCGGCTGGAGACATTGCTGGGCAGATCGATTTCGGAGATGATTGA